The nucleotide window CTTTGAAATTGAACTACAGGATCACACCGGGCGATTATGCGAAAGGGGCCGCGTGGGAGGCGATTATCGCCAATTTTACCCCCCGGGGCGCCGTGAAGGGAACCCTCAAAGTTACGTATGAAAGCAGCGCTTCGGCTGCGGGCCGGCCGGTCTTGGACACAATCAAAGGAAAGAAAGATGCGGTTGAAGCCTCGAAAACGGAGAAAGATCTGAATGAAGCCCTCAAAGCGGAGGGTCTGGCATCGGTAAATGCCCAGGTATCAAAGGATGGCACCGCCACACTCAAAGGATCCGCTCCCAGTGCGGAGGCAAAGGAACGGGCTATCTCGATAGCCCGGCGAAACAAATTGATAAAGGCGGTGAAAGACATAATATTCGTGGTAGGGTCATAGGAGAAGATTATGACGTCTCCAGAAGCAGAACAAGGGAAAAGGAAATTATTTTCTCGCGGAACAGGGCTGTTCTTTATGTTGCTGAGTTTTTTTGGAATCGGGGCCTGTGCCCTTTTTCAATCCCCCGACCCCCGGACCGAGGCTGTCCGCCTGTATCAGTATCAGGACCTGCGTGATGAGCTTCTCGTAGAGAATCCGAAACTCTCGGCCGTGACCGCGAAACCCGGAGACAAGCTCACCAGGGAAGTGACCTTTGCCCTCCTCTCCCCTCAAAAGGAAAAGAAGTTCCATGTCACCGAGACGGTCGCCCTTGCAGGACAGGCTCTTCTTATCGAGCTTTCAAAACAGGAAGGGGAGAAGACCCAGGGTTCCCATGTTTCTACGATACAGATCACCGTCCCGAAAGATGTCCCTCCCGGTACCTATACCATTATCACAAGAATCGGAACGGAAGAATATCAGGTAACGAAGAGAACCGAATTTCAGGTGCTCAAGTAACGCTTCAGGAGATTATGCCCAATTCCCGTCCTGCCAATATCAACTGGTCAAGGGCAAAATCCATCTCTTCTTTTGAAAGGCAGCGGACAACGGTGAGCCTCAGTCGGGACATTCCCCGCGGCACGGTAGGCGGCCGAACGGCCTGAATGAAAATTCCCTTTCCCATGAGAATATTCTGCATTTTGACTGCCTTATCGTCGTGCCCGACGACGATAGGCACTATGGGTCCCACGCTCTCTTTCAGATCGAAACCGGCCTTTGCGAGACCCTTTCTTATATAATCGATATTATCCCAAAGCTCTTTCTTGAAGGTGAGATTATCGGAAATCAGCCGCACGGCGGCAATAGAAGCGGCAAGCGATGCTGGAGCGAGGGCTGTCGTATACATGAAGGTGCGGGCACGGTTCACGAGGTACTCGATAACCAGCGGGTCGCCGAGGGCGAAGGCCCCAAAGGAGCCGAAAGATTTCCCGAAGGTAGCCGTCTCGACATCCATCGTACCTGAAAGATTGAACAGCTCGGCCCCTCCCCTGCCCGTCTCTCCGAAGACCCCTGTGCCGTGGGCGTCGTCGAGAAGGAGCTGAAAACCATGCTCCTTTTTGAGCCTCATGAGGTCCCCGAGGGGGGCGACATCACCGTCCATACTGAATACGGACTCGGTGATCACGAAGGCGTCTCCCCTGGAAGGATGCTTTCGTATTTTCTCCTCAAGGTCATTCAAGTCCCGGTGGCGGTAGACCACTGTTTTTGCCCGGCTGAGCCGGATGCTGTCGATGAGGCTCGAGTGGTTCAGCTCATCACTGAAGATCACGTCCCCGCTCTCCGGAAGGGTGGCGATCACACCCATATTCCCCATATAACCAGTTGAAAAGACTAAGCCTTTATCATATCCCTTGTATGTCGCTATCTCATGCTCCAGGATGCGATAAAGCTCGATGCTGCCTGATATGCTGCGGGAAGAGCAGGTCCCTGCGCCGTATTCATCTACTGCCGCCTTCGCGGCCGCGACCACCTCCGGATGGGTGTGGAGGGAAAGGTAGCTATTGGAACAAAGGTTGAGGAATTCCTTTCCCTCATAAATAATCCGGGAACCGGAAGGCTTCACATAACGTATGGACCGGTAGTTTCCTTTCCTCTTTATCTCTTCGATTGAGGAACGCAGTCTGTCTCTCATGGTTTGACCTCTTCGGTTTTGATGTTCTTCGGGGATGCGCAAGGCAATCCTTCGGGATAATACTTAACACCCTTACCCTTACCCGTCAACATAATATTGAATGGGGTTAACAGTACATAAAAACACAGGGTGGATGTCACCATCCACCCTGTGTGCAGTGAGCCTGAAGTAGCGCCCTACCCTTTGATGACCCTGCAGAGTATCATCTGGTGGTGAGGCGTAATCGAAGCGGGGTTCTGATAGGAGCAGTTCGCAAAGGCAACAAAATATTTTCTGAGGTCGCTCAGTTTTACGATCTCGTCGACCATGCCCGTCCGTGCGCAGTAGGAAGGTCTCGATTTCTCGTAGTACTCCTTCACGAGCTTGTTCATCTGATCGATAACCGGTGCAAGGGGTTTGCCCGCGTCTTTCTCTTTTACGAGCCTTCTTGCAAAACTTGCCACCGCTGCCGTTTCACCGTGCATGACGTAAATCTCGGTCGTTGCCGTGCCGATGGTGAAGGCGTTGTTGTTGTTCGCCTGAGGTCCGGCCATGATATAGTGGGCCGCTGCGGTGCCCTTCCTCAAGACGATCGTCATCATGGGAAGTTCGCTCTGCTCGATGGAGTAAATAAGGGCCTGTCCGAGACCGAGGAGCTCCGCCTTTTCAGCGATATCGCCTACGTCGATGCCCGACGTGTCCTGGAGCCAGATCATGGGTACCCTGTCCCTGCCGCAGAGCGTCACGAACTCATTTACCTTGATAAGCCCCTCGCGGTAGAACTTTCCGCCTATGCCGGGGTACGGCGCATAACCGGGATAGCCCCTGGGCATCATACCCTGCCTGTTCGCTACGATACCGATCAAAAAGCCGTCGACTTTGACGAGGCCGGTATAAAGCTCAGGACCGTAACCGGGTCTGAATTCCATGTGTTCGCTTCCGTCAACCAGTCTCGACATGAACTGCTCCACGTCATAGGTTGCCTTCTGGTTGAATGCAAGGATGTTGTAAAGGTCTGATGCAGGCCATTTGGGCTCTGCCGGCGCCGCTACCCGGAAAAAAGCGGGGTCGTACGCCGGCAGCTTCGCTACCCATGTCTTCAGTGAATCGAGTAAGCTCTCCTCTGAAGGATGAACTTCCCTGAAGAATCCTGTACTGTCGTAGTGAATTTCAACTCGGCCGGGGGGAATGGATTTGAACTTGCGGGTGGCGTCGATGATCTGTTCGGCCATACCCTCGTCAAAAAAGCCCTTAGGGGCCATACCGCTCACGATGCCTGCCCCGCCCACGGCGATATTGCAATCTTTATGGGCCAGAAGCAGGGTCGGGCTGATGCCCTGATACCCGCCGCCTGCGGGGTTCGTCCCATAGATGGCCGCGATCACGGGAATACCCATCTTGTTGAGCTCGGCATGCCTGAAGAAGGTCGTGCCGTTTCCGCGCCTGTTTGCATAGACTTTTTCCTGCTCGGGGAGCTTCACTCCACTGCAGTTGACCAGCCACACGAGGGGGCAGTGAAGCCTTTTCGCGATGTCGGTGACTCTCAATATGTTATCGGATTGGCCGGCTATCCAGGCGCCTGCCATTACCTTGTTGTCAAAACCGATGATAACGCACCACCGCCCGTTGATCCTGCCGAGGCCATCGACGACGCCCGTTGTTCCCGATTCCTCATCCATGGGATCGTAAAGCAGGTGAAGAGGAGCCCAGGTTCCCGGATCAAGGATATATTCAAGTCTCTGATGGACTGTCCATTCTCCTCTTTTAGCTAAAATCTCTTTCGGCATGCCCGCGTTCTTTGCCTTTTCTACGAGCTCTGCGATCTCCTGTTCCACTTTTCTGATCTCTTCGGCGTTGGCGGCATTCTCCTTCGCCGGCTTGCCCCAATCCTGCATCTTCTCAAAGTAGGGTCTCATCCTTTACCTCCCCTGGTGTTTTTGGTGATAGTCAAATTGTAAAAATTTTCACAATTATATTTTCATACCCACGCCTTTGTCAACATAAATTAAAGGATTTCCCCTCACTTATGGCGAAGGAGGTAGAAAAAATGCGCTGTCCGGTCCTTTGACCGCAACAGCGCATTATAAAATTACAGATATTTCTCTTTAATGTTTAAAGAGTCGTTGCCCGGTAAAGACCATGGTCGCCTTCGCCTCATTGCATGCCTGGATAACCTCGAAATCCCGGTCCGATCCGCCCGGCTGTATCACTGCTGTGACACCTTCCTTGATCGCTGCATCGACGCCGTCGCGGAAAGGAAAGAAACCGTCAGAGACTACCACCGAGCCGACGAGGCCCGCTTTCATCTGTCTGGTGTGGCGCTCGATCTCGATCAGGTCCTCCATCTTTCGCTCTCCCTTTTCCGCCTCGAGGCGGAAAACCGCGTAAGGGATCCCATACCTCCTGAAAACTTCGGCATCCATGAACTTCTTATAGGCCTTGAATACGGCGATCTCCACCACGCCTACCCGGTCCT belongs to Syntrophorhabdaceae bacterium and includes:
- a CDS encoding 8-amino-7-oxononanoate synthase, with translation MRDRLRSSIEEIKRKGNYRSIRYVKPSGSRIIYEGKEFLNLCSNSYLSLHTHPEVVAAAKAAVDEYGAGTCSSRSISGSIELYRILEHEIATYKGYDKGLVFSTGYMGNMGVIATLPESGDVIFSDELNHSSLIDSIRLSRAKTVVYRHRDLNDLEEKIRKHPSRGDAFVITESVFSMDGDVAPLGDLMRLKKEHGFQLLLDDAHGTGVFGETGRGGAELFNLSGTMDVETATFGKSFGSFGAFALGDPLVIEYLVNRARTFMYTTALAPASLAASIAAVRLISDNLTFKKELWDNIDYIRKGLAKAGFDLKESVGPIVPIVVGHDDKAVKMQNILMGKGIFIQAVRPPTVPRGMSRLRLTVVRCLSKEEMDFALDQLILAGRELGIIS
- a CDS encoding carboxyl transferase domain-containing protein, which gives rise to MRPYFEKMQDWGKPAKENAANAEEIRKVEQEIAELVEKAKNAGMPKEILAKRGEWTVHQRLEYILDPGTWAPLHLLYDPMDEESGTTGVVDGLGRINGRWCVIIGFDNKVMAGAWIAGQSDNILRVTDIAKRLHCPLVWLVNCSGVKLPEQEKVYANRRGNGTTFFRHAELNKMGIPVIAAIYGTNPAGGGYQGISPTLLLAHKDCNIAVGGAGIVSGMAPKGFFDEGMAEQIIDATRKFKSIPPGRVEIHYDSTGFFREVHPSEESLLDSLKTWVAKLPAYDPAFFRVAAPAEPKWPASDLYNILAFNQKATYDVEQFMSRLVDGSEHMEFRPGYGPELYTGLVKVDGFLIGIVANRQGMMPRGYPGYAPYPGIGGKFYREGLIKVNEFVTLCGRDRVPMIWLQDTSGIDVGDIAEKAELLGLGQALIYSIEQSELPMMTIVLRKGTAAAHYIMAGPQANNNNAFTIGTATTEIYVMHGETAAVASFARRLVKEKDAGKPLAPVIDQMNKLVKEYYEKSRPSYCARTGMVDEIVKLSDLRKYFVAFANCSYQNPASITPHHQMILCRVIKG